In the Cryptococcus neoformans var. neoformans JEC21 chromosome 1, complete sequence genome, one interval contains:
- a CDS encoding expressed protein gives MSLQPQISTYHTSIPSPIPSSPSFNFHLTRMVNTLMIWVGTGLPTDTAGNVAGGVASMGSVEQVDNKLAGDWSVAMPSRGNIPVTATPLFRSGSTDIALPMSQRLAKKFPSNQIHLSLSLPPSLTNQTGQSIDPYASKMMLVMEKKLGKWIEEILLQEKA, from the exons ATGTCTCTCCAGCCACAGATATCCACCTACCACACCTCCATTCCGTCGCCTatcccttcctcgccttcaTTCAACTTCCATCTCACCCGCATGGTCAACACCCTTATGATATGGGTCGGCACTGGACTGCCTACAGATACCGCGGGGAACGTTGCAGGCGGTGTGGCATCTATGGGGAGCGTTGAACAGGTGGATAACAAGTTGGCCGGGGACTGGTCTGTTGCTATGCCTTCCAGAGGG AATATACCAGTGACTGCGACGCCGCTGTTCAGGTCTGGCTCAACGGATATCGCTCTGCCAATGTCTCAACGACTAG CCAAGAAATTCCCGTCGAACCAAATacatctctccctttcgCTCCCACCCTCACTGACCAACCAAACGGGACAGTCTATAGATCCTTATGCCAGCAAGATGATGTTGgtgatggaaaagaagctcGGCAAATGGATTGAGGAGATATTGTTACAGGAAAAGGCGTGA
- a CDS encoding C-14 sterol reductase, putative gives MDAQEESTTTVITATTHLDLPAHPHIKTYQELNPRSKPTEFFGPCGTGAITLFTPLFTYFFFFACNDAVGCTPTSVQGWKDAFALVGNYPSSAGRLWDWKAAGVYLGWYAFCMICEVVLPGQRVEGNLLRDGRRKVYRMNGLYTLLLALGLLTGVLVQPRGIQAFTWLHDHFVPLISASLAMATFQAVWVYVWSFFSGELLALGGNSGNVVYDFFIGRPLNPTIPGFPSFDLKTFNEVRPGMILWFLLNISCACEQYVRIGKLTDSMWIVLVFEGWYVLDCLLQEHTILNQMDITTDGFGFMLAFGDLTWVPFTYGLQARFLASTPVELGPVATALIVGVEVAGMYIFRVANNEKADFRAGKNPKNLEYMQTERGTKLLTSGWWGRSQHPNYFGDWLIALGWCLPTGFNTPLTYFYLVYFVILLLHRQKRDEEACKLKYGKDWDRYCEKVPYKIIPYVY, from the exons ATGGACGCCCAGGAAGAATCCACGACGACAGTCATAACAGCTACAACCCACCTCGACCTCCCCGCACACCCACACATCAAGACCTACCAAGAGCTCAACCCCCGCTCAAAGCCCACAGAGTTCTTCGGGCCATGCGGCACAGGCGCAATCACCCTCTTCACGCCTCTCTTCACCtactttttcttctttgcctgcAACGATGCAGTCGGATGCACACCAACTAGTGTACAGGGGTGGAAAGATGCCTTTGCGCTGGTAGGCAACTACCCGAGCTCGGCAGGTAGGTTGTGGGACTGGAAAGCTGCGGGCGTGTATCTCGGCTGGTATGCGTTCTGCATGATCTGTGAAGTCGTCCTGCCCGGGCAGAGAGTCGAAGGTAATCTGTTGAGGGATGGACGACGAAAAGTCTACAGGATGAACG GTCTTTacactcttctcctcgccCTTGGTCTTCTTACCGGTGTCTTGGTCCAGCCCAGGGGTATCCAAGCTTTCACTTGGCTCCACGACCACTTTGTGCCCCTCATCTCGGCCAGTCTGGCTATGGCCACTTTCCAAGCCGTCTGGGTTTATGTGTGGAGCTTTTTCTCTGGTGAGCTCTTGGCTCTCGGTGGGAACTCTGGCAATGTTGTCTACGAC TTCTTTATCGGCCGACCTCTCAACCCTACCATCCCCGGATTCCCCTCTTTCGACCTCAAGACATTCAACGAAGTTCGACCCGGCATGATCCTCTGGTTCTTACTCAACATTTCTTGCGCTTGCGAGCAATACGTCAGGATCGGAAAACTGACTGATAGTATGTGGATCGTCCTCGTCTTTGAGGGCTGGTATGTCCTCGACTGTCTTTTGCAAGAG CACACAATCCTCAACCAGATGGACATTACAACCGACGGCTTCGGCTTTATGCTCGCCTTTGGCGACCTCACCTGGGTTCCTTTTACCTATGGCCTCCAAGCGCGATTCTTGGCTTCCACCCCCGTCGAGCTGGGTCCCGTGGCGACAGCCTTGATTGTCGGTGTCGAAGTCGCGGGGATGTACATCTTCAGAGTAGCTAATAATGAAAAGGCCGACTTCAGGGCTGGAAAGAACCCCAAGA ACTTGGAATACATGCAGACGGAGAGAGGGACCAAGCTTTTGACTTCTGGCTGGTGGGGCCGATCTCAGCACCCT AACTACTTTGGCGACTGGCTCATTGC TCTCGGATGGTGTCTCCCCACCGGCTTCAACACCCCTCTCACATACTTTTACCTCGTCTACTTTGttatccttcttttgcaCAGACAAAAGAGGGACGAAGAGGCATGTAAACTCAAATATGGCAAAGACTGGGACCGT TATTGTGAAAAAGTGCCTTACAAGATTATCCCTTACGTC TATTAA